In the genome of Hirundo rustica isolate bHirRus1 chromosome 23, bHirRus1.pri.v3, whole genome shotgun sequence, the window ATCAATATTTTTCAGGCTTACAGATTGGATATAAATGAGTTTCATCACTCAGTGGCTTTCAGTTCACctcctcctgttttttttttgcagcgATCAGCAGGAAGGAGATGAGCAAAATGCTGTCAATGGGAAGAAGAGGTCCCACCTGGGGAAGCAAACAGCCCGCGAGtcccacaaaagaaaaaaaaacaagaaatcccacaagaagaagcaaaaaaagcacTCGCacaaaaagaggaagaaaaagaaaaaggagcaggGGAGAACATCCACAGATTCCTCCCGGGGGGATAGCGAGGGCTCGGGAGAGGAGACTCCAAGCACCCggaaaggaaaacacaagcgcaagaaaaaacccaggaaagTGCCTGCCAAGGAACCTACCTCTTCTTCTGGGCAGGAGAGTGACTTTTCCCAGGcaagcagctccagcaccagcagctctgaggacaCTGAATCCGAGGGCAGAAAGGAGAAACGGCCCccgaggaagaggaagaagcgCCACAACTCTGTGGCGGAGAGGCCGAGTGAAGTGCCCGAGAAGAGGAGCAAGAGGAAGAACTGGAAGGTGGCGGGGGATGAGAAATCTGAGGACAGCTCTGATGAGGACTGAGGGGTCTGggtgcagctcagagcaggaggggaggacAGAGGCAGGTCTTTGTCACTCAGCGCTG includes:
- the NKAPD1 gene encoding uncharacterized protein NKAPD1; translated protein: MSRVPVGKVLLRNVIRHTGAHNKLQEETEMWKIREWEKQTEETYWKRQSRMLSDTSSSRMRSDGFDEEGHRADWRSRNPQLLDLVEDDLLRARSWNKKLYECEANMPDRWGHSGYKELYPEEFDTDSDQQEGDEQNAVNGKKRSHLGKQTARESHKRKKNKKSHKKKQKKHSHKKRKKKKKEQGRTSTDSSRGDSEGSGEETPSTRKGKHKRKKKPRKVPAKEPTSSSGQESDFSQASSSSTSSSEDTESEGRKEKRPPRKRKKRHNSVAERPSEVPEKRSKRKNWKVAGDEKSEDSSDED